The Henckelia pumila isolate YLH828 unplaced genomic scaffold, ASM3356847v2 CTG_461:::fragment_3, whole genome shotgun sequence genome window below encodes:
- the LOC140872211 gene encoding uncharacterized protein produces the protein MKVRNKGKVHPFISSSSSSSHIPNKYDFPVLRLLPAAIFTLVSVLSLDDREVLAYMITRSLKSTNNPSFIHDEEKKTSSKKQSFVTRHGHKSPALFDCECFYCYTSFWFRWDSSPNRELIHQAIEEFEDHLNNGEVPMNGGNGKSKRKEKTGRRKSERTSVVGGVLEIPAVVLLPENQEILVLDPPASGVTAEVDEVGGGVDEAEMGGDVAAAPAVAVHSHKGLARKVLPDVMGIFNSRLWSLWSPNV, from the coding sequence ATGAAGGTGAGAAACAAAGGCAAAGTTCACCCCTTTATTTCCTCGTCTTCTTCTTCGTCTCATATTCCAAACAAATATGATTTTCCCGTGCTGAGACTTTTACCGGCCGCCATTTTTACTCTGGTGTCAGTTCTCTCTCTCGATGACCGTGAAGTTCTTGCATACATGATTACAAGATCTCTTAAATCCACCAACAACCCTTCATTTATTCACGACGAGGAGAAGAAAACGAGTTCCAAAAAGCAGTCTTTTGTCACTCGGCACGGGCATAAATCGCCCGCTTTGTTCGATTGTGAGTGCTTTTATTGTTACACGAGTTTTTGGTTCAGGTGGGATTCTTCACCTAACCGTGAGCTGATTCACCAGGCGATTGAGGAGTTCGAGGATCATCTGAACAATGGCGAGGTGCCGATGAACGGTGGAAACGGAAAGAGCAAGAGAAAGGAGAAAACGGGCCGCCGGAAAAGCGAGAGAACGAGCGTCGTCGGTGGAGTTCTTGAAATCCCGGCGGTCGTTTTGCTGCCGGAAAATCAAGAAATTCTTGTTCTTGACCCGCCGGCGAGTGGGGTGACGGCTGAGGTTGACGAAGTGGGAGGAGGGGTAGACGAGGCGGAGATGGGTGGTGACGTGGCGGCGGCTCCTGCGGTGGCCGTGCACAGCCACAAGGGCTTGGCGAGGAAGGTGCTGCCGGACGTCATGGGTATATTCAACTCACGTTTGTGGAGTCTCTGGAGTCCAAATGTGTGA